One genomic window of Cricetulus griseus strain 17A/GY chromosome 3, alternate assembly CriGri-PICRH-1.0, whole genome shotgun sequence includes the following:
- the Zg16 gene encoding zymogen granule membrane protein 16 gives MLAIILLALLCASASGNAIQSRSSSYSGEYGGKGGKRFSHSGNQLDGPITAIRIRVNSRYIVGLQVRYGTVWSEYVGGKQGDLEEIFLHPGESVIQVSGKYRYYLKQLIFVTDKGRYLPFGKDSGTSFNAIPLHPNTVLRFISGRSGSVIDAISLHWDVYPSHCNTC, from the exons ATGCTGGCCATCATTCTCTTAGCCCTTCTTTGTGCCTCGGCCTCTGGCAATGCCA tTCAGTCCAGGTCCTCCTCTTACAGTGGGGAGTATGGAGGTAAAGGAGGAAAGCGATTCTCTCATTCTGGCAACCAGCTGGACGGCCCCATCACTGCCATCCGTATCCGAGTCAATTCACGTTACATAGTAGG tcTCCAGGTGCGCTATGGCACAGTGTGGAGTGAGTATGTGGGTGGCAAGCAGGGAGACCTGGAGGAGATCTTTCTGCACCCCGGGGAGTCTGTGATCCAGGTGTCTGGGAAGTACAGGTATTACCTGAAGCAGCTGATCTTCGTGACAGACAAAGGCCGCTACCTGCCTTTTGGGAAAGACTCAGGCACAAGTTTCAACGCCATTCCCTTACACCCCAACACCGTCCTTCGTTTCATTAGTGGCCGATCTGGCTCTGTCATCGATGCCATTAGCCTACACTGGGATGTCTACCCTAGCCACTGCAACACTTGCTGA
- the LOC113834565 gene encoding cytochrome c oxidase subunit 7B, mitochondrial-like, whose product MLPFARNALSRLQVRSIQQVVARQSHQKRTPNFHDKYGNAILASGALFCISTWTYTVTQIGIEWNLSPVGRVTPKEWRDQ is encoded by the coding sequence ATGTTGCCCTTCGCCAGAAACGCGCTAAGCCGTCTCCAAGTTCGAAGCATTCAGCAAGTGGTAGCAAGGCAGAGCCACCAGAAGCGGACACCGAATTTCCATGACAAATATGGAAATGCTATATTAGCCAGTGGAGCTCTATTCTGTATTTCTACATGGACATATACAGTAACACAAATTGGAATAGAATGGAACCTGTCTCCTGTTGGCAGAGTCACCCCAAAGGAATGGAGAGATCAGTAG